Proteins encoded together in one Xiphophorus maculatus strain JP 163 A chromosome 13, X_maculatus-5.0-male, whole genome shotgun sequence window:
- the LOC102236116 gene encoding glucocorticoid-induced transcript 1 protein-like, which yields MSKSAQMPLSNITVPKPSISRVPSSMEGINHELEKVFIKDNGEKDELKSLEVPDGRRAPFPPQQRSSSSRSVDTQTPSAPGRSSSCSSLSPCPSPACPPGSHDGSPYSTEDLLYDRDKDSGSSSPLPKFASSPKPNNSYMFKREPPEGCEKIKAFEEMSSRQAAAAPLFSCPDKNKVNFIPTGSAFCPVKLPGSLQLAPASGPEEDDSNAGAGQGAASLYGTPTQVSTSTSTDDPPEEPGSPSETADTQTDS from the exons ATGTCGAAGTCGGCCCAGATGCCGCTGTCCAACATCACGGTGCCAAAGCCCTCCATCTCCAGGGTGCCCAGCAGCATGGAGGGCATCAACCATGAGCTGGAGAAAGTCTTCATCAAAGACAACGGAGAGAAGGACGAGCTCAAG TCTCTGGAGGTTCCGGATGGGCGTCGGGCACCCTTCCCTCCCCAGCAGCGGAGCAGCAGTTCTCGCAGCGTGGACACTCAGACTCCTTCAGCCCCTGGGCGgtccagcagctgctccagcCTGTCTCCTTGTCCCTCACCAGCCTGTCCTCCAGGGTCACATGATGGCAGTCCTTACTCTACAGAGGATCTGCTGTATGACCGGGATAAAG ataGTGGCAGCAGCTCTCCGCTCCCAAAGTTCGCCTCCTCACCCAAACCAAACAACAGCTACATGTTCAAGCGCGAGCCGCCGGAAGGCTGTGAGAAGATCAAAGCCTTCGAGGAGATGAG CTCCCGGCAGGCGGCAGCGGCCCCCCTCTTCTCCTGCCCCGACAAAAACAAGGTCAACTTCATCCCGACGGGCTCGGCGTTCTGCCCCGTCAAGCTGCCCGGCTCCCTGCAGCTGGCCCCCGCCTCGGGCCCCGAGGAAGACGACAGCAATGCCGGGGCCGGCCAAGGTGCTGCCTCGCTCTACGGGACCCCCACTCAGGTTTCCACCAGCACCAGCACAGATGACCCCCCGGAGGAGCCAGGGTCCCCGTCAGAGACTGCAGACACCCAGACAGACAGCTAG